The Peribacillus simplex genome contains a region encoding:
- a CDS encoding energy-coupling factor ABC transporter substrate-binding protein, with product MKKSLLLLFLVVILATIPLITQQGTEFGGADGEAEEAITKIQPEYKPWFNSIWEPPGAETESLLFALQAAIGAGFIGYFIGVTRQRNKQTKQEIPEKSKHVTH from the coding sequence ATGAAAAAAAGTTTACTGCTGCTTTTCCTGGTCGTCATTCTTGCTACCATACCGTTAATCACCCAACAAGGAACGGAATTTGGCGGTGCCGATGGCGAAGCTGAGGAAGCCATCACCAAAATCCAGCCGGAATACAAGCCATGGTTCAACAGTATTTGGGAGCCGCCAGGTGCAGAAACCGAAAGCTTATTATTTGCGCTGCAAGCTGCAATCGGAGCTGGTTTCATTGGTTATTTCATAGGTGTAACGAGACAAAGGAATAAGCAAACCAAACAAGAAATTCCCGAGAAATCGAAGCATGTTACTCATTGA
- a CDS encoding energy-coupling factor ABC transporter permease — protein MKRTNWKTIYFVILLLFVPKRAMAMHIMEGFLPIEWAIFWWAVTLPFLILGYRSIRSKVRENPETKMILGLSGAFVFILSALKIPSVTGSSSHPTGVGLGSILFGPLAMSVVGSIVLLFQAVLLAHGGLTTLGANAFSMAVCGPFLAYFVFKGATKLGWSFSLAVFLAAAFGDLGTYVVTSVQLALAFPSEVGGFMASFSKFAGIFALTQIPLAISEGLLTVVVMNFLKKYNLGELKLLRVLSKEAR, from the coding sequence ATGAAAAGAACCAATTGGAAAACCATTTATTTTGTCATTTTACTGCTTTTTGTCCCAAAACGGGCAATGGCCATGCATATCATGGAGGGCTTTTTACCCATTGAATGGGCTATATTCTGGTGGGCAGTTACGCTTCCATTTTTAATCTTGGGTTACCGGTCCATTAGGTCCAAAGTAAGGGAAAACCCAGAAACAAAAATGATTCTCGGCCTTTCGGGCGCATTTGTATTTATATTATCGGCCTTAAAGATTCCTTCCGTCACGGGAAGTTCTTCACACCCTACAGGAGTTGGGTTGGGTTCCATATTATTCGGACCGTTGGCCATGAGTGTCGTTGGCTCCATCGTTCTGTTATTCCAAGCCGTTTTACTGGCTCATGGAGGATTGACGACATTAGGGGCCAATGCATTTTCCATGGCCGTTTGCGGACCGTTCCTTGCTTACTTCGTCTTCAAGGGCGCAACTAAATTGGGTTGGTCTTTTTCACTTGCCGTATTCTTGGCTGCTGCTTTTGGAGATTTGGGAACCTATGTGGTAACTTCCGTTCAACTTGCTCTTGCTTTTCCATCCGAGGTAGGGGGATTCATGGCCTCTTTCAGTAAATTTGCCGGGATTTTTGCCCTGACCCAAATCCCCTTGGCAATCAGTGAGGGGTTATTGACAGTCGTCGTGATGAATTTCTTGAAAAAATACAATCTAGGCGAATTGAAGTTGCTGCGAGTTTTATCTAAGGAGGCCCGTTAA
- a CDS encoding (2Fe-2S) ferredoxin domain-containing protein: protein MTTWNLKGTNTHLLICNGSSCMKKGGEEVTQAIRDEITSKGLDLKIHTTRTRCNGRCKDACVVIAYPQGNWYRVETPDFGREIVSHIDDGEFVPQMIYQFNDGEMTPNPDFPAHTGISKNKA from the coding sequence ATGACTACTTGGAACTTAAAGGGTACAAATACACATCTGTTGATTTGTAATGGGAGCAGCTGCATGAAAAAGGGCGGGGAAGAAGTAACCCAAGCGATTCGCGATGAAATTACTTCCAAAGGACTGGATTTGAAAATCCATACAACAAGGACACGCTGTAATGGAAGATGCAAGGATGCCTGCGTTGTGATTGCCTATCCTCAAGGAAACTGGTATCGAGTGGAAACGCCTGATTTCGGTCGGGAAATTGTCAGCCATATTGATGATGGGGAGTTTGTTCCACAAATGATCTACCAATTCAATGATGGGGAAATGACACCTAATCCAGATTTTCCTGCTCATACGGGTATTTCAAAGAACAAAGCGTAA
- the cobJ gene encoding precorrin-3B C(17)-methyltransferase — protein MSTNGKLFVVGFGPGNFEHITKRAVEALQESDYIIGYKTYVELIQGLLTDQTIISTGMTEEVSRAQEAVKQAELGKKVAVISSGDAGVYGMAGLVYEVLIEKGWKEETGVGIEVIPGISAINSCASLLGAPVMHDSCTISLSDHLTPWELIAKRVEAAAMADFVIALYNPRSGRRTRQIVETQKILLRYRSPDTPVGLVKSAYRDRQDIVITNLKDMLNHDIGMLTTVIIGNSSTFLYDDKIITPRGYQRKYTLNSEKQPLKPHQRLQKEAEPWALDQEADSVQEAFTESAGGVGLLTKAPGKKPDSFEMAMEALSRVKGQTVQQSIEPIVQQKMESVFELAVSPGVANKQFTPKQMMTLAEVVGEKGTMEYTPNHKIVLKIPTTNPEVITGKLQSANFLLSPIGDVLTLKACDFCDGEKTESIPYADEIHRVLGGMKMPKELNIGFNGCGMACYSAVMDDIGIVFRKGKFDLFLGAKPVGRTAHPGQPVAEGIEPEQLVELITDIVAEYKQNAHPNERLFKYFKRSKKIQNFSYRDIAPKINIEPAPCED, from the coding sequence ATGAGTACAAACGGTAAATTATTCGTCGTGGGCTTTGGCCCAGGGAATTTTGAACACATTACCAAACGTGCTGTCGAAGCCCTTCAGGAAAGTGACTACATCATTGGTTATAAAACTTATGTTGAGCTCATTCAGGGACTGCTTACAGATCAAACGATTATTAGTACGGGGATGACTGAAGAGGTATCACGTGCACAGGAAGCAGTGAAACAAGCGGAGCTGGGAAAGAAAGTGGCAGTAATTTCCAGTGGGGATGCCGGAGTTTACGGGATGGCTGGGTTGGTTTATGAAGTATTGATTGAAAAAGGCTGGAAAGAAGAAACTGGAGTGGGCATCGAAGTCATTCCGGGCATTTCTGCAATCAACTCTTGTGCATCTTTACTTGGGGCACCAGTCATGCACGATTCATGTACGATCAGCCTCAGTGATCATTTAACTCCTTGGGAACTGATCGCTAAAAGGGTTGAAGCAGCTGCAATGGCAGACTTTGTCATTGCCCTGTATAATCCGCGCAGCGGCAGGCGGACCAGGCAAATTGTTGAAACACAGAAAATTCTCCTTCGCTACCGTTCGCCCGATACACCTGTCGGGTTGGTGAAAAGTGCATATCGCGATAGGCAGGATATTGTCATAACCAATTTGAAAGATATGTTGAATCACGATATTGGAATGTTGACCACCGTCATTATTGGTAATTCATCCACCTTTTTATATGATGACAAAATCATCACACCAAGAGGCTATCAGAGGAAATATACTTTGAATTCGGAAAAGCAACCATTGAAGCCGCATCAGCGCCTGCAAAAAGAAGCGGAACCGTGGGCATTAGATCAAGAAGCGGATTCCGTGCAAGAAGCCTTCACCGAATCCGCTGGAGGAGTCGGATTACTTACAAAAGCACCAGGAAAGAAGCCAGATTCCTTTGAAATGGCAATGGAAGCACTGTCAAGAGTCAAGGGTCAAACCGTTCAGCAATCCATTGAGCCAATCGTTCAGCAAAAAATGGAGTCGGTATTCGAACTTGCAGTTAGTCCAGGTGTGGCGAATAAACAATTCACTCCCAAACAAATGATGACTCTTGCGGAAGTTGTCGGGGAAAAGGGCACGATGGAATACACGCCAAATCATAAAATCGTATTAAAGATTCCGACAACGAATCCGGAAGTGATTACGGGGAAATTGCAATCAGCAAACTTTCTATTATCGCCGATTGGAGATGTACTGACATTAAAAGCCTGTGATTTCTGTGATGGTGAAAAAACGGAATCCATTCCTTATGCGGATGAAATACATCGGGTGCTTGGCGGAATGAAAATGCCCAAGGAACTTAATATCGGTTTTAATGGGTGCGGGATGGCTTGTTATAGTGCTGTGATGGATGATATCGGGATTGTCTTCCGAAAAGGGAAGTTCGACTTATTTCTTGGAGCTAAACCGGTTGGAAGAACAGCCCATCCAGGTCAGCCGGTTGCGGAAGGCATTGAACCGGAACAGCTTGTTGAACTGATTACGGACATTGTCGCGGAGTATAAGCAAAATGCCCATCCAAATGAGCGGCTTTTTAAATACTTCAAACGTTCAAAAAAGATACAGAATTTTTCTTATCGGGACATCGCTCCCAAAATAAACATAGAGCCTGCGCCTTGTGAAGACTAA
- a CDS encoding sirohydrochlorin chelatase, whose amino-acid sequence MKAVLFVGHGSRLASGNEEVLHFIENMIPALDERFLVETCFLEFAAPNISKGIDNCVKRGATEVIVIPIILLHAGHSKLHIPAEIEDGKTKYPEVKFTYGQTIGVHHDVLTILTDRLEEAGFDTTSEQAETAILLIGRGGSDADANSDIYKISRLLWEKLNVKWVETAFMGVTDPHVDEGIERCIRLGAKKVVMLPYFLFTGVLMERMEDMLKGFQELYQDQEFILAKYFGYHPTLQNILQERVIEASEGRSSGARDLENYRKHVEEHGHAHHHHHHDHDHDHHHDHDHDHDHDGQVVGTSK is encoded by the coding sequence ATGAAAGCAGTTTTGTTCGTAGGACACGGAAGCCGCTTGGCTTCGGGAAATGAAGAAGTCCTTCATTTTATTGAAAATATGATTCCGGCATTGGATGAGCGTTTCCTTGTAGAAACGTGCTTCTTGGAATTTGCGGCACCGAATATATCCAAAGGCATTGATAATTGTGTAAAACGAGGGGCTACTGAAGTTATCGTCATACCGATCATTTTGTTGCATGCAGGACATTCGAAATTACATATCCCAGCTGAAATAGAGGATGGGAAAACCAAGTATCCGGAAGTGAAATTCACATATGGCCAAACAATCGGGGTCCACCATGATGTATTGACAATCCTGACAGACCGGCTTGAGGAAGCGGGATTCGATACAACCTCTGAACAGGCTGAGACAGCAATATTGCTAATTGGCCGAGGTGGCAGTGATGCTGATGCAAATAGTGATATATATAAAATTTCACGATTATTATGGGAAAAATTAAACGTTAAATGGGTCGAAACAGCTTTCATGGGTGTAACGGACCCGCACGTTGACGAAGGTATTGAACGATGCATCCGCTTAGGGGCAAAAAAAGTAGTGATGCTGCCATATTTCCTCTTCACAGGGGTGTTGATGGAAAGAATGGAGGATATGCTAAAAGGCTTTCAAGAGCTATATCAAGATCAAGAATTCATTTTGGCGAAGTATTTTGGATATCATCCAACATTACAGAATATTCTGCAAGAACGAGTAATTGAAGCTAGTGAAGGCAGATCAAGCGGGGCACGTGATTTGGAAAACTATCGTAAACATGTCGAGGAACATGGACATGCCCACCATCATCACCATCACGACCACGATCACGATCACCATCATGATCACGACCACGATCACGATCACGATGGGCAAGTGGTGGGGACGTCCAAATGA
- the cobK gene encoding precorrin-6A reductase, with translation MILFLAGTSDARELAIEIQQVGFKVLATVVTGSAAKSLQDAGISTRIGRLTAEDMTSLISEKGFRAVVDASHPFAEEASKNALNGAKAANVPYIRYERESQRFQNDKLIVVRDYEEAAKLAAAKRGVIMLTTGSKTLAVFAKELVGLENTRVIARMLPRMDNMEKCAQLGIEQKNIVAIQGPFSKELNKALYEQYGVTLMITKESGKVGAVDEKLEAALECGIETIMISRPDVDYQNVHSSFDHVIDELNKQLIEK, from the coding sequence ATGATTTTGTTTTTGGCGGGTACAAGTGATGCAAGGGAATTAGCGATTGAGATTCAGCAGGTGGGATTCAAGGTTTTGGCAACTGTTGTAACCGGGTCGGCAGCTAAAAGTTTGCAAGATGCAGGCATATCCACCCGGATTGGCCGATTAACTGCAGAGGATATGACATCTTTAATCTCTGAAAAAGGTTTTCGGGCTGTAGTTGATGCAAGTCACCCATTTGCCGAAGAAGCATCCAAGAACGCCCTTAACGGAGCAAAGGCAGCAAATGTCCCTTATATTCGTTATGAGCGTGAAAGTCAACGGTTTCAGAATGATAAGTTGATAGTTGTCCGTGATTATGAGGAAGCTGCCAAGCTCGCCGCTGCGAAACGGGGAGTCATCATGCTCACGACCGGAAGTAAAACCCTGGCCGTGTTCGCAAAAGAATTGGTAGGGCTAGAGAATACAAGAGTCATAGCGAGAATGCTGCCACGCATGGACAATATGGAGAAATGTGCGCAGCTGGGCATTGAACAAAAAAATATCGTTGCGATTCAAGGGCCATTTTCCAAAGAATTAAATAAAGCTCTATATGAACAGTATGGGGTCACATTGATGATTACGAAAGAAAGTGGCAAGGTCGGTGCGGTTGATGAGAAATTGGAAGCGGCGTTGGAATGTGGAATAGAGACGATCATGATATCGCGACCGGATGTTGACTATCAAAATGTTCATTCCAGTTTTGATCATGTCATCGACGAGTTGAATAAACAACTAATTGAAAAATAG
- a CDS encoding precorrin-8X methylmutase has translation MDFKTDFKPLTVDPDKIYDYSFSIIAEEMGNHDFSEDEWKIVRRVIHASADFELGRSVIIHPNAIQAGVEAIRKGRHVIADVQMIESGTGKKRFQKHGGDVHCYISDPDVMVEAKRLNTTRAIISMQKAVKENEGGIYAIGNAPTALLELIRLIKEGIAKPDLIIGMPVGFVSAAESKEELAKITEVPFITNIGRKGGSTVTVAALNAISLLADS, from the coding sequence ATGGACTTTAAAACGGATTTTAAACCACTAACGGTAGACCCAGACAAAATATATGATTATAGCTTCTCAATCATAGCTGAAGAAATGGGCAATCATGATTTTTCTGAAGATGAATGGAAAATCGTCCGCCGGGTCATTCATGCTTCAGCGGATTTTGAATTGGGAAGAAGTGTCATCATCCACCCAAATGCCATTCAAGCTGGTGTGGAAGCCATTCGCAAAGGTAGACATGTCATTGCGGATGTGCAAATGATCGAGAGCGGTACAGGCAAAAAAAGATTTCAAAAACACGGCGGGGACGTTCATTGCTATATTTCAGATCCGGATGTAATGGTCGAAGCAAAACGTTTGAATACGACAAGGGCGATCATTTCGATGCAAAAAGCCGTTAAGGAAAATGAAGGGGGCATTTATGCCATTGGCAATGCACCTACAGCTTTACTTGAGCTCATTCGCCTTATTAAAGAAGGGATTGCAAAACCGGACTTAATCATTGGAATGCCTGTTGGGTTTGTTTCTGCAGCAGAATCTAAAGAGGAACTCGCTAAGATCACGGAGGTTCCATTCATTACGAATATTGGCCGAAAAGGCGGAAGTACTGTCACTGTTGCAGCATTGAACGCAATTTCCCTTTTAGCTGATAGTTAA
- a CDS encoding cobalt-precorrin-5B (C(1))-methyltransferase has product MEKKVKKDPSQMRHGYTTGACSTAVTKAALTALITGDALEEATISLPIGRDATFTIEKYDISENAVSAETIKDAGDDPDATHLAHIIATVSWSDAPGIILDGGIGVGRVTKPGLPVPVGEAAINPVPRKMILTTVKQTLEEFKINRGVKVVISVPAGEEIAKKTLNGRLGIVGGISILGTRGTVVPFSSSAYMASIVQAISVAKASGCEHLVLTTGGRSEKYAMGLLQDLPEEAFIEMGDFVGFSLKQCKRQGIKKVSLVGMMGKFSKVAQGVMMVHSKSAPVDFGFLSEIAKGVGADDDLVLEIKNANTASQVGDMMSAINNFDFFNKLCESCCNSAIKQVKGGIEMETAIYSLKGQLLGRAVGIESIDEVNRDRG; this is encoded by the coding sequence ATGGAAAAGAAAGTAAAAAAAGACCCCTCGCAAATGCGTCATGGGTATACGACAGGGGCATGTTCGACTGCCGTGACTAAAGCGGCATTGACTGCATTGATCACGGGGGATGCACTTGAGGAAGCGACGATTTCCTTGCCCATCGGGCGAGATGCCACTTTCACTATTGAGAAATATGATATATCGGAAAATGCTGTTAGTGCCGAAACGATCAAAGATGCCGGAGATGATCCCGATGCCACCCATCTGGCACATATTATCGCAACTGTCAGCTGGTCTGATGCACCTGGGATTATCCTGGATGGAGGGATAGGTGTGGGTCGTGTGACCAAACCCGGGCTTCCTGTCCCTGTAGGAGAAGCGGCCATTAATCCTGTACCGCGAAAAATGATTTTAACCACTGTGAAACAAACATTGGAAGAATTTAAGATCAATAGAGGAGTGAAAGTCGTCATCTCCGTGCCTGCAGGTGAAGAAATAGCGAAAAAAACATTAAATGGCCGCTTGGGGATTGTGGGGGGCATTTCCATTTTAGGAACAAGGGGCACCGTCGTCCCTTTTTCCAGTTCAGCCTATATGGCAAGCATCGTCCAGGCTATCAGTGTCGCCAAAGCGAGTGGGTGCGAGCATCTTGTCTTAACCACTGGCGGGCGCAGTGAAAAGTATGCGATGGGCCTTCTCCAGGATTTACCTGAGGAAGCCTTTATTGAAATGGGTGACTTTGTGGGCTTCTCACTTAAGCAATGTAAGAGGCAGGGAATTAAAAAGGTATCATTGGTCGGTATGATGGGTAAATTTTCCAAAGTGGCCCAAGGTGTGATGATGGTGCATTCAAAAAGTGCCCCGGTCGACTTCGGTTTTCTATCGGAAATAGCCAAGGGCGTCGGAGCTGATGATGATCTTGTTCTTGAAATCAAGAATGCAAACACAGCGTCACAAGTCGGGGACATGATGTCAGCGATAAATAATTTTGATTTTTTTAATAAACTATGTGAATCCTGCTGTAACTCTGCCATTAAGCAAGTGAAGGGCGGAATTGAAATGGAAACGGCGATTTATTCGTTGAAAGGACAATTACTGGGAAGGGCTGTTGGAATTGAGTCAATCGATGAAGTTAATCGGGATAGGGGATAA
- the cbiE gene encoding precorrin-6y C5,15-methyltransferase (decarboxylating) subunit CbiE — MKLIGIGDNGQESLLPQYAQWIEESEVLVGGERVLSFFPNYSGKKIVIKGGLNKVVEQLQDETRPTVVLASGDPLFYGMGGYLSSKINIEVYPYFSSIQLAFAKMGESWQDAFLVSVHGRSMKGLAQRIDGKAKVALLTDIENSPNQLAKYLISFGMTEYRAFVAENLQGETEDSGWYELEEMMEREFSPLNVVILKRKSEGPSWSLGIEDEEFSQRKPDKGLITKKEIRVLSLHALNLRKNSIVWDVGTCTGSMAIEAAKLASEGQIFAIEKNEPDLENCYQNQRKFRTDITAIHGKAPQGLETFPDPDAIFIGGTGGEMADLINTCCKRLKEGGRIVLNAATIENLYRANEAFAEAGFHTSIMHAQISRSKPILGMNRFVPLNPVYIITAQRKEDMNE, encoded by the coding sequence ATGAAGTTAATCGGGATAGGGGATAACGGTCAGGAAAGCTTACTGCCCCAATATGCCCAATGGATAGAAGAAAGTGAAGTGCTGGTCGGAGGTGAACGGGTCTTATCGTTTTTTCCGAACTACTCTGGCAAGAAGATTGTCATAAAGGGCGGTTTGAACAAGGTGGTGGAACAACTGCAGGATGAAACTCGTCCAACAGTTGTCTTAGCTTCCGGTGACCCATTGTTTTATGGAATGGGAGGCTATCTTTCCAGCAAAATCAACATAGAGGTTTACCCATATTTCAGTTCAATTCAGCTTGCCTTTGCAAAAATGGGTGAAAGCTGGCAAGATGCCTTCCTAGTTAGTGTTCATGGACGCAGTATGAAAGGTCTGGCCCAAAGGATAGATGGGAAAGCGAAAGTAGCTTTGCTTACTGACATCGAAAATAGTCCAAATCAACTTGCTAAATATCTCATTTCATTCGGAATGACTGAATACCGGGCATTTGTGGCTGAAAATCTTCAAGGAGAAACCGAAGACTCTGGCTGGTATGAACTTGAAGAAATGATGGAGCGGGAATTCTCCCCGTTGAATGTCGTCATTTTGAAAAGAAAATCAGAAGGTCCAAGCTGGTCCTTGGGGATAGAAGATGAAGAGTTTTCGCAGCGTAAGCCCGACAAAGGACTCATAACCAAAAAGGAAATTCGGGTATTAAGCCTGCATGCGCTGAATCTCAGGAAAAACAGCATCGTTTGGGATGTTGGGACGTGTACGGGCTCAATGGCAATTGAAGCGGCCAAGCTTGCATCCGAAGGCCAAATTTTCGCAATTGAAAAAAATGAGCCTGATTTAGAAAACTGTTATCAAAACCAGCGTAAATTCCGTACAGATATAACGGCAATTCATGGTAAAGCTCCGCAGGGGCTGGAAACTTTTCCGGATCCTGATGCGATTTTCATTGGCGGGACTGGCGGCGAAATGGCAGATCTCATCAATACATGCTGCAAACGGCTTAAAGAAGGCGGCAGGATCGTTCTGAATGCAGCGACGATTGAGAATCTTTACAGGGCTAATGAAGCATTTGCTGAAGCTGGTTTTCACACTTCCATCATGCACGCCCAAATCTCCAGAAGTAAGCCAATATTGGGAATGAACAGATTTGTTCCGCTTAATCCGGTTTATATCATTACTGCACAACGAAAGGAAGACATGAATGAGTAA
- the cobI gene encoding precorrin-2 C(20)-methyltransferase → MSNLGTLYGLGVGPGDPELITVKAFRVIQESPVIAYPKKRKGSKSYAHRIVEVYIRPEEKDMLGLVFPMTKDQAILDREWNGTVEKVWQKLNEGKDVAFVTEGDPLLYSTFIHMMKLMQELHPEVEIKTVPGISSFNGSASRLGIALADGDDHVAIVPARDDYEAMKKAIEDHDAVVFIKVAKVIDLMITVLKDLDLLEKASVVTKVTSDEEVIWKVSELEGLELEYLTLMVVRK, encoded by the coding sequence ATGAGTAATCTTGGTACATTATATGGCCTTGGCGTGGGCCCGGGCGATCCAGAACTTATTACAGTAAAGGCATTTCGCGTGATCCAGGAATCTCCGGTCATTGCGTATCCAAAAAAAAGAAAAGGGAGTAAAAGCTACGCCCATCGCATTGTTGAAGTTTACATTCGTCCTGAAGAGAAGGATATGCTGGGACTGGTATTTCCGATGACGAAAGATCAAGCGATTTTGGATCGGGAATGGAACGGAACGGTTGAAAAAGTTTGGCAAAAATTAAATGAAGGTAAAGATGTTGCTTTCGTTACGGAAGGCGATCCGCTTTTATATAGTACGTTCATACATATGATGAAATTGATGCAGGAGCTGCATCCCGAAGTCGAAATCAAGACAGTCCCGGGCATTTCTTCTTTTAATGGGTCAGCGTCAAGGCTGGGCATCGCTTTGGCTGATGGTGATGATCATGTTGCGATAGTTCCTGCAAGGGATGACTATGAAGCGATGAAGAAGGCGATCGAAGATCATGATGCCGTGGTGTTCATCAAAGTGGCAAAGGTCATCGATTTAATGATCACCGTTTTAAAAGATTTGGACTTGCTTGAAAAGGCCTCGGTCGTAACCAAAGTCACTTCCGATGAAGAAGTGATTTGGAAAGTGAGTGAATTGGAAGGACTTGAACTGGAATACTTAACATTGATGGTGGTGAGAAAATGA
- the cobM gene encoding precorrin-4 C(11)-methyltransferase yields the protein MKIYIVGAGPGDPDLITVKGLNILQTADVILYTDSLVNEELIAKAKPDAEVLKTAGMHLEEIVGIMVERVKEGKMVARIHTGDPAMYGAIMEQIVLLKKEGIGYEVIPGVSSVFASAAAIGAELTIPDLTQTLILTRAEGRTPVPEFEKLRDLASHHCTIALFLSATLTKKIVKELQEAGWKDDTPIAVIQRATWPDQKIVRTTLVNLDDDMRRNGIRKHAMILAGWALDPTIHDKDEYRSKLYDASFTHGFRKGVKP from the coding sequence ATGAAGATATATATTGTAGGTGCTGGCCCAGGTGACCCGGATTTGATTACTGTAAAAGGATTGAACATTCTCCAAACGGCTGATGTGATTTTATATACGGATTCATTAGTTAATGAAGAATTGATTGCTAAGGCAAAACCCGATGCCGAGGTGCTAAAAACGGCTGGTATGCATTTGGAGGAAATTGTTGGCATCATGGTTGAGCGTGTTAAAGAAGGAAAGATGGTTGCTAGAATCCATACAGGGGATCCTGCCATGTACGGTGCAATCATGGAACAAATTGTCCTTTTGAAGAAAGAGGGTATTGGTTATGAAGTGATCCCTGGGGTAAGTTCGGTATTCGCCTCGGCAGCGGCAATAGGTGCAGAGTTGACTATTCCTGATTTAACTCAGACACTCATATTGACGAGGGCTGAAGGGCGTACGCCTGTTCCGGAATTTGAGAAGTTACGTGATTTGGCAAGCCACCACTGTACGATTGCCCTTTTCTTGAGTGCGACCTTGACTAAAAAAATCGTTAAAGAACTCCAGGAAGCCGGTTGGAAGGATGATACTCCGATAGCAGTCATTCAACGGGCAACATGGCCGGACCAAAAAATCGTCCGTACCACGTTAGTGAACTTAGATGATGATATGCGTAGAAATGGTATCCGCAAGCATGCGATGATTTTGGCTGGATGGGCGTTGGACCCTACCATCCATGATAAGGATGAATACCGTTCCAAATTATATGATGCGAGTTTTACCCACGGTTTCAGAAAAGGTGTTAAGCCATGA
- a CDS encoding cobalt-precorrin 5A hydrolase, whose amino-acid sequence MIIELKEAELAPIKRSHTYAIVAITKHGVELARKLHTVFSNSDLYYMSKFEKGDEEHKQIQLFSGSVRMLLPALFKEYKGIILIISLGAVVRMIAPILKDKKTDPGVVVIDDKGENVISVLSGHLGGANELTKEVAAALDARAIITTASDVQKTIPVDLFGQRFGWIWDSAEKLTPVSASVVNEEHVAVVQESGERNWWTYETALPERIIVYPSIEEALQAKPQAALVVTHRILSQSEKRILENGIVYRPKVISLGIGCNRGTAAAEIEQVIAETLAELSFSLKSVKAICTISLKKDEIGLIEVVEKYGWEFVHYEPEELNQAKIEAPSETVFKYTGAYGVSEPAVRIYTKAEQLELVKKKSGNVTISVGIIPF is encoded by the coding sequence ATGATCATTGAATTGAAAGAAGCGGAACTTGCTCCCATTAAACGGTCTCATACTTATGCGATCGTGGCGATTACAAAGCATGGTGTCGAGCTGGCACGAAAATTACATACCGTTTTTTCGAATTCCGATCTATATTACATGAGCAAGTTTGAAAAAGGGGACGAAGAGCATAAACAGATCCAGCTTTTTTCTGGCAGTGTCCGTATGCTATTACCCGCTTTATTCAAGGAATATAAAGGAATCATATTAATTATTTCACTCGGTGCGGTAGTCAGGATGATTGCACCAATTTTGAAGGATAAGAAAACGGATCCGGGTGTCGTTGTCATTGATGATAAAGGGGAAAATGTCATCAGTGTACTGTCAGGGCATCTGGGAGGAGCAAATGAACTGACTAAGGAAGTTGCTGCAGCCCTTGACGCAAGAGCCATAATCACCACGGCATCGGATGTTCAAAAAACGATTCCTGTCGACTTATTCGGACAGCGCTTCGGCTGGATTTGGGATTCTGCAGAAAAATTGACGCCAGTGAGTGCGTCTGTTGTAAATGAAGAGCATGTTGCCGTTGTACAGGAATCAGGTGAACGGAATTGGTGGACTTATGAAACGGCATTACCCGAACGCATAATCGTATACCCATCCATTGAAGAAGCGCTTCAAGCAAAGCCGCAAGCAGCGCTGGTCGTAACTCACCGTATTCTTAGCCAGTCGGAAAAGAGGATCCTTGAAAATGGGATCGTATATCGGCCAAAAGTCATTTCTCTAGGTATCGGGTGCAATAGGGGAACAGCTGCAGCTGAAATTGAACAGGTGATTGCAGAAACACTAGCGGAATTATCGTTTTCCTTAAAAAGCGTTAAAGCGATCTGTACAATTTCCTTAAAGAAAGACGAAATCGGCTTGATTGAAGTGGTTGAAAAATACGGTTGGGAATTCGTGCATTATGAACCGGAAGAGCTTAATCAAGCCAAAATCGAAGCGCCATCGGAAACAGTATTTAAATACACGGGTGCATATGGTGTGAGTGAACCGGCTGTGAGGATTTATACTAAAGCTGAACAATTGGAGCTGGTTAAGAAAAAATCGGGTAACGTAACCATTTCAGTTGGGATCATACCTTTTTAA